The following proteins are encoded in a genomic region of Neurospora crassa OR74A linkage group VI, whole genome shotgun sequence:
- the gh6-1 gene encoding exoglucanase 3, giving the protein MKFSNSAALAFAATAIAAPSTPTLQEKPREVQAGCASAVTLDASTNVWKKYTLHANKFYRTEVEAAVAAISDSSLAAKAAKVANVGSFLWLDSIENIGKLEPALEDVPCDHILGLVIYDLPGRDCAAKASNGELAVGELSRYKTEYIDAIVKILKAHPKTAFALVIEPDSLPNLVTNSDLQTCKDSASGYRDGVAYALRNLNLPNVVMYIDAGHGGWLGWDANLKPGAQELAKAYKAAGSPKQVRGIATNVAGWNQWDLTPGEFSKASDAKYNKCQNEKLYLDNFGPALKSAGMPNHAIVDTGRNGVSGLRQEWGNWCNVNGAGFGVRPTSSTGHDLADAFVWVKPGGESDGTSDSSATRYDSFCGKSDAYQPSPEAGSWNQDYFEMLVKNAKPSF; this is encoded by the exons ATGAAGTTCTCCAACTCCGCCGCCTTGGCCTTTGCCGCCACCGCCATTGCCGCCCCTTCCACCCCTACCTTGCAGGAGAAGCCGCGTGAGGTCCAGGCCGGCTGCGCTTCAGCTGTCACCCTCGACGCCAGCACCAACGTGTGGAAGAAGTACACGCTCCACGCCAACAAGTTCTACCGGACCGAGGTCGAGGCGGCCGTCGCGGCCATTTCGGACTCGAGCCTGGCAGCAAAGGCCGCCAAGGTGGCCAACGTCGGCAGCTTCCTCTGGCTGGACTCAATCGAAAACATTGGCAAGCTGGAGCCGGCGCTCGAGGACGTCCCCTGCGACCACATCCTGGGCTTGGTCATTTACGACTTGCCCGGCCGTGACTGCGCTGCCAAGGCCTCCAACGGCGAGTTGGCGGTTGGCGAGCTTAGTAGGTATAAGACTGAGTATATCGATG CCATCGTCAAGATCCTCAAAGCGCATCCCAAGACCGCCTTCGCGCTCGTCATCGAGCCCGACTCACTCCCCAACCTCGTCACCAACTCGGACCTGCAGACCTGCAAGGACTCCGCGTCCGGCTACCGCGACGGCGTTGCCTACGCCCTTAGAAACCTCAATCTCCCTAACGTCGTCATGTACATTGACGCGGGCCACGGCGGCTGGCTCGGGTGGGACGCAAACCTCAAGCCCGGAGCGCAGGAGTTAGCCAAGGCCTACAAGGCCGCGGGTTCCCCCAAGCAGGTTCGCGGCATCGCTACCAACGTTGCTGGGTGGAATCAATG GGACCTCACCCCCGGCGAATTCTCCAAAGCCTCGGACGCCAAGTACAACAAGTGCCAAAACGAGAAGCTCTACCTCGACAACTTTGGCCCTGCCCTCAAGTCCGCCGGCATGCCCAACCACGCCATCGTCGACACGGGCCGCAACGGCGTCTCCGGTCTGCGCCAGGAGTGGGGCAACTGGTGCAACGTCAACGGCGCCGGCTTTGGCGTTCGCCCGACTTCTTCCACGGGTCACGACCTCGCTGACGCTTTCGTCTGGGTCAAGCCGGGTGGTGAGTCCGATGGTACTAGCGATAGCAGTGCCACTCGGTACGATAGCTTCTGCGGGAAGAGCGATGCGTATCAACCTAGTCCAGAGGCGGGATCGTGGAACCAGGATTACTTTGAGATGCTTGTGAAAAATGCTAAGCCTTCTTTCTAA